One Amphiprion ocellaris isolate individual 3 ecotype Okinawa chromosome 5, ASM2253959v1, whole genome shotgun sequence genomic region harbors:
- the polr2j gene encoding DNA-directed RNA polymerase II subunit RPB11-a: MNAPPAFESFLLFEGEKKISISKDTKVPNACLFTLNKEDHTLGNIIRAQLLKDPQVLFAGYKVPHPLEHKIVIRVQTTPDYSPQEAFTNSITDLISELSLLEERFRVAIKDKQEGIE; this comes from the exons ATGAACGCGCCCCCCGCCTTTGAGTCGTTTCTGCTGTTCgaaggagagaaaaagatcAGCATCAGCAAGGACACCAAAGTCCCGAACGCCTGTCTGTTCACCCTGAACAAGGAGGACCACACGCTGGGCAACATCATCCGAGC tcAGCTGCTGAAGGATCCTCAGGTTCTGTTCGCTGGTTATAAAGTTCCTCATCCTCTGGAGCATAAGATCGTCATCAGAGTGCAGACAACACCTGACTACAGcccacag GAAGCGTTCACCAACTCCATCACTGACCTGATCAGCGAGCTGTCGCTGCTGGAGGAACGTTTCCGAGTCGCCATCAAAGACAAGCAGGAAGGCATCGAGTGA
- the LOC111571418 gene encoding deoxynucleotidyltransferase terminal-interacting protein 1 isoform X3 — MGAHRSEGGRDWLEQDGPEPPEHSPPWNLMIKHRQIHRRGRRSHMTVSYTDPQVSMDLLRAVLQPSFNNDIMAVFRKYHKFFEKAAENVKENVGEDVQTDQLIREACRNVLEHAKQLFPEGEAKRAGPEVTIKRSRATDEDCGQRGSPLPKKQRKSRPGAIVSSDRTLSFSSQVKPKSDPVKREGPKWDPSRLGDSSTFVLGSRANKALGMGGTRGRIYIKHADLFKYAADAKDKQWLAERHHMRATGGKMAYLLIEEDIQDLSRSDEYRDCPEVRMDELKPFSVPLWMVEKMQRAMEAQRDSES; from the exons ATGGGAGCCCACCGCAGTGAGGGAGGCCGGGACTGGCTGGAGCAGGACGGACCGGAACCACCGGAGCACAGCCCG CCGTGGAACCTGATGATCAAACACCGACAGATTCACAGACGTGGACGACGCTCTCATATGACAGTCAG CTACACGGATCCTCAGGTGTCCATGGACCTGCTGAGGGCGGTGCTTCAGCCGAGCTTCAACAACGACATCATGGCCGTGTTCAGGAAGTACCACAAG ttcTTTGAGAAAGCGGCTGAGAACGTGAAGGAGAACGTTGGAGAAGACGTTCAAACCGATCAGCTGATCAGGGAGGCCTGCAGGAACGTTCTGGAACAC GCcaagcagctgtttccagaagGGGAGGCAAAGAGGGCGGGGCCAGAGGTCACCATCAAG AGGTCCAGAGCTACTGATGAAGACTGCGGTCAGAGAGGATCTCCTCTCCCCAAGAAG CAGAGGAAAAGTCGTCCAGGTGCTATCGTCTCGTCTGATAGGACACTGAGCTTCTCCTCTCA AGTGAAGCCCAAGTCTGATCCAGTCAAGAGGGAGGGGCCAAAG tgggATCCATCCAGACTTGGTGACAGCAGCACGTTTGTTCTGGGCTCCAGAGCCAACAA GGCGCTGGGAATGGGCGGGACCAGAGGACGGATCTACATCAAACACGCCGACCTGTTCAAG tatgCAGCAGATGCGAAGGACAAGCAGTGGCTGGCTGAGAGACACCACATGAGGGCGACAGGAGGGAAGATG GCCTACCTGCTGATCGAGGAGGACATCCAGGATCTGTCCCGCAGCGATGAGTACAG GGACTGTCCGGAGGTCAGGATGGACGAGCTGAAGCCGTTCTCCGTTCCTCTGTGGATGGTGGAGAAGATGCAGCGAGCCATGGAGGCCCAGAGAGACTCGGAGTCCTGA
- the ube2c gene encoding ubiquitin-conjugating enzyme E2 C, with translation MASQNMDPAAAAASSTAALKGSESGASAARGSVSKRLQQELMTLMMSGDKGISAFPESDNLFKWVGTIDGAQGTVYEGLRYRLSLDFPAGYPYQAPRVKFVTPCFHPNVDDQGFICLDILKDKWSALYDVRSILLSIQSLLGEPNNESPLNTAAAELWEDQEAFKAHLHLTFQK, from the exons ATGGCCTCCCAGAACATGGACCCTGCAGCGGCGGCAGCTTCCTCCACAGCCGCTCTGAAGGGCAGCGAGAGCGGGGCCAGCGCCGCCCGAGGCTCGGTGTCCAAACG GCTGCAGCAGGAGCTAATGACCCTCATG ATGTCGGGGGATAAGGGGATCTCAGCGTTTCCAGAATCAGATAATCTCTTCAAATGGGTCGGAACCATCGATGGAGCTCAGGGGACG GTGTACGAGGGCCTCCGGTACCGGCTGTCCCTGGACTTCCCAGCTGGTTATCCCTACCAGGCTCCTCGGGTGAAGTTTGTCACTCCGTGTTTCCATCCCAACGTGGACGACCAGGGCTTCATCTGCCTGGACATCCTGAAGGACAAGTGGTCAGCCCTGTACGACGTCCGCTCCATCCTGCTGTCCATCCAGAGCCTGCTGGGAG AACCCAACAACGAGAGTCCActgaacacagctgcagcagaactcTGGGAGGACCAGGAGG CCTTTAAAGCTCATCTACACTTGACCTTCCAGAAGTGA
- the LOC111571418 gene encoding deoxynucleotidyltransferase terminal-interacting protein 1 isoform X1: protein MGAHRSEGGRDWLEQDGPEPPEHSPKPWNLMIKHRQIHRRGRRSHMTVSYTDPQVSMDLLRAVLQPSFNNDIMAVFRKYHKFFEKAAENVKENVGEDVQTDQLIREACRNVLEHAKQLFPEGEAKRAGPEVTIKRSRATDEDCGQRGSPLPKKQRKSRPGAIVSSDRTLSFSSQVKPKSDPVKREGPKWDPSRLGDSSTFVLGSRANKALGMGGTRGRIYIKHADLFKYAADAKDKQWLAERHHMRATGGKMAYLLIEEDIQDLSRSDEYRDCPEVRMDELKPFSVPLWMVEKMQRAMEAQRDSES from the exons ATGGGAGCCCACCGCAGTGAGGGAGGCCGGGACTGGCTGGAGCAGGACGGACCGGAACCACCGGAGCACAGCCCG AAGCCGTGGAACCTGATGATCAAACACCGACAGATTCACAGACGTGGACGACGCTCTCATATGACAGTCAG CTACACGGATCCTCAGGTGTCCATGGACCTGCTGAGGGCGGTGCTTCAGCCGAGCTTCAACAACGACATCATGGCCGTGTTCAGGAAGTACCACAAG ttcTTTGAGAAAGCGGCTGAGAACGTGAAGGAGAACGTTGGAGAAGACGTTCAAACCGATCAGCTGATCAGGGAGGCCTGCAGGAACGTTCTGGAACAC GCcaagcagctgtttccagaagGGGAGGCAAAGAGGGCGGGGCCAGAGGTCACCATCAAG AGGTCCAGAGCTACTGATGAAGACTGCGGTCAGAGAGGATCTCCTCTCCCCAAGAAG CAGAGGAAAAGTCGTCCAGGTGCTATCGTCTCGTCTGATAGGACACTGAGCTTCTCCTCTCA AGTGAAGCCCAAGTCTGATCCAGTCAAGAGGGAGGGGCCAAAG tgggATCCATCCAGACTTGGTGACAGCAGCACGTTTGTTCTGGGCTCCAGAGCCAACAA GGCGCTGGGAATGGGCGGGACCAGAGGACGGATCTACATCAAACACGCCGACCTGTTCAAG tatgCAGCAGATGCGAAGGACAAGCAGTGGCTGGCTGAGAGACACCACATGAGGGCGACAGGAGGGAAGATG GCCTACCTGCTGATCGAGGAGGACATCCAGGATCTGTCCCGCAGCGATGAGTACAG GGACTGTCCGGAGGTCAGGATGGACGAGCTGAAGCCGTTCTCCGTTCCTCTGTGGATGGTGGAGAAGATGCAGCGAGCCATGGAGGCCCAGAGAGACTCGGAGTCCTGA
- the LOC111571424 gene encoding regulator of G-protein signaling 9-binding protein-like isoform X1, producing MDCCTDQLIWNQVTTTANRMSQLKEAEPEQEMEGKVQTWAQSLVYTLEELECKICYNRYNTCSRKPKLLGCLHRVCAKCLKKMVDMGESSPSVISCPFCRHETHVPDEEVWLMEDDRHILAVLSGQDRARRGALGGGGEVVLSPSGLTGGPAGGVDVSHRSSDCLVITIMELPEESPSSDSLSMLNVVGLYRPPSLDSLPCNLPAQKCSAWTSRSIPRCLLGALCLVGSDIMSRWRRSVDELAARHRQQGECERAQDALSRVTSCFQQLATSLGSSADGSFLRDEMDETRALAHRICSGLSRRLLRLLSESDSAPSGVEDRQVSERLWVLFLSALDNFLSDLRKASDLIGQFPLTQRCDRRSLVNAGCIDGVVGVAARVASVQVPWLTLEEESSPDLANHIAGLEALLSELQLRVPVAFWSVEATQPAWAEAHGVLDEPDDSLEDLMEVEVVSNGNRMTTCCPPACCGLGCVG from the exons ATGGACTGTTGCACTGATCAGCTGATCTGGAATCAG GTAACAACGACAGCCAATAGGATGAGCCAGCTGAAGGAGGCAGAGCCAGAGCAGGAGATGGAGGGCAAG gtgcaGACCTGGGCTCAGTCTCTGGTTTACACTCTGGAGGAACTCGAGTGTAAAATCTGCTACAACCGTTACAACACTTGCAGCCGGAAACCCAAACTGCTGGGCTGCCTGCACCGAGTCTGCGCCAAATGCCTGAAGAAGATGGTGGACATGG GTGAGTCTTCGCCCTCCGTCATCAGCTGTCCCTTCTGTCGCCATGAGACTCACGTCCCTGACGAGGAG gtgTGGCTGATGGAGGATGACCGACACATCCTGGCCGTCCTGTCCGGTCAGGACCGAGCTCGGCGAGGAGCGTTGGGAGGCGGTGGGGAGGTGGTGCTGAGTCCCAGCGGTCTGACCG GAGGACCAGCAGGAGGCGTGGATGTGTCCCACcgctcctcagactgtctggTCATCACCATCATGGAGCTCCCTGAGGAGTCTCCATCCTCCGACTCACTGAGCATGCTCAACGTGGTGGGTTTGTATCGCCCCCCTAGCCTGGACTCGCTGCCCTGCAACCTGCCGGCTCAGAAGTGTAGCGCCTGGACGTCCCGAAGTATCCCCCGCTGCCTGCTGGGGGCACTGTGTCTG GTGGGCAGTGACATCATGAGTCGGTGGCGCCGTTCCGTGGACGAGCTGGCAGCGCGGCACCGCCAGCAGGGCGAGTGTGAGCGTGCTCAGGACGCTCTCAGCCGTGTCACTTCCTGCTTCCAGCAATTGGCGACGTCACTGGGCAGCTCAGCGGACGGCAGCTTCCTGCGGGACGAGATGGACGAGACAAGAGCGCTGGCTCACCGCATCTGCAGCG GCCTGTCCCGCCGCCTGCTGCGCCTCCTGTCAGAGTCTGACTCCGCCCCCTCAGGTGTGGAGGACAGACAGGTGTCAGAGCGTCTGTGGGTTCTCTTCCTGTCGGCATTGGATAACTTCCTGTCTGACCTCCGTAAGGCAAGCGACCTGATTGGTCAGTTCCCTCTGACTCAGCGCTGCGATCGACGCTCATTGGTCAATGCAG GGTGCATCGATGGCGTGGTGGGCGTGGCGGCGCGGGTGGCTTCGGTCCAGGTGCCGTGGCTCACCTTGGAGGAGGAGTCCAGCCCTGATCTGGCCAATCACATCGCAGGGCTGGAGGCTCTGCTGAGTGAGCTGCAGCTGAGG GTTCCGGTGGCGTTCTGGTCAGTGGAGGCGACCCAGCCGGCCTGGGCTGAAGCTCATGGTGTTCTGGATGAACCGGATGACAGCCTGGAGGACCTGATGGAGGTCGAGGTCGTCTCCAACGGCAACAGAATGACCACCTGCTGCCCGCCGGCGTGCTGCGGACTCGGCTGCGTCGGCTAG
- the LOC111571418 gene encoding deoxynucleotidyltransferase terminal-interacting protein 1 isoform X2, with protein MGAHRSEGGRDWLEQDGPEPPEHSPKPWNLMIKHRQIHRRGRRSHMTVSYTDPQVSMDLLRAVLQPSFNNDIMAVFRKYHKFFEKAAENVKENVGEDVQTDQLIREACRNVLEHAKQLFPEGEAKRAGPEVTIKRSRATDEDCGQRGSPLPKKRKSRPGAIVSSDRTLSFSSQVKPKSDPVKREGPKWDPSRLGDSSTFVLGSRANKALGMGGTRGRIYIKHADLFKYAADAKDKQWLAERHHMRATGGKMAYLLIEEDIQDLSRSDEYRDCPEVRMDELKPFSVPLWMVEKMQRAMEAQRDSES; from the exons ATGGGAGCCCACCGCAGTGAGGGAGGCCGGGACTGGCTGGAGCAGGACGGACCGGAACCACCGGAGCACAGCCCG AAGCCGTGGAACCTGATGATCAAACACCGACAGATTCACAGACGTGGACGACGCTCTCATATGACAGTCAG CTACACGGATCCTCAGGTGTCCATGGACCTGCTGAGGGCGGTGCTTCAGCCGAGCTTCAACAACGACATCATGGCCGTGTTCAGGAAGTACCACAAG ttcTTTGAGAAAGCGGCTGAGAACGTGAAGGAGAACGTTGGAGAAGACGTTCAAACCGATCAGCTGATCAGGGAGGCCTGCAGGAACGTTCTGGAACAC GCcaagcagctgtttccagaagGGGAGGCAAAGAGGGCGGGGCCAGAGGTCACCATCAAG AGGTCCAGAGCTACTGATGAAGACTGCGGTCAGAGAGGATCTCCTCTCCCCAAGAAG AGGAAAAGTCGTCCAGGTGCTATCGTCTCGTCTGATAGGACACTGAGCTTCTCCTCTCA AGTGAAGCCCAAGTCTGATCCAGTCAAGAGGGAGGGGCCAAAG tgggATCCATCCAGACTTGGTGACAGCAGCACGTTTGTTCTGGGCTCCAGAGCCAACAA GGCGCTGGGAATGGGCGGGACCAGAGGACGGATCTACATCAAACACGCCGACCTGTTCAAG tatgCAGCAGATGCGAAGGACAAGCAGTGGCTGGCTGAGAGACACCACATGAGGGCGACAGGAGGGAAGATG GCCTACCTGCTGATCGAGGAGGACATCCAGGATCTGTCCCGCAGCGATGAGTACAG GGACTGTCCGGAGGTCAGGATGGACGAGCTGAAGCCGTTCTCCGTTCCTCTGTGGATGGTGGAGAAGATGCAGCGAGCCATGGAGGCCCAGAGAGACTCGGAGTCCTGA
- the pcif1 gene encoding mRNA (2'-O-methyladenosine-N(6)-)-methyltransferase, producing MSNDSQGLVKGEAAMLISPSASASSQGPPLSPSTATKTPELPDELVQAGWSKCWSRRENRPYYFNRFTNQSLWEVPVLGQHDVISDPLGLNAAPAEGGDSNLGNGQRKRRSSEEQGVGPNSFKRTKVEPTTPISPSTPGVKPWSSAPEDKQAQSATPTTPSPAPAPYRPAVIYWDLDIQTNAVIREHAPAAHLPPHPEIELQRAQLVTKLRQHYHELCHQREGIDPPRESFNRWLLERKVIDKGQDPLLPSDCEPVISPSMFREVMNDIPIRLSRIKYKEEARKLLFKYAEAAKKMIDSRNASPESRKVVKWNAEDTMSWLRRDHSASKEDYMDRLEHLRQQCGPHVAAVAKDSVEGICSKIYQLSAEYSRRLRQTHLSLLQDPPTEACASPPQSRLVYCYPVRLSVPSPPLPRVELHFENDVACLRFRGEMVKVNRGHFSKLELLYRYSCIDDPRFEKFLSRVWCLLKRYQVMFGSGANEGTGLQGALPVSVFEALNRQFGVSFECFASPLNCYYKQFCSAFPDIDGFFGSRGPFLSFCPVSGSFEANPPFCEELMDAMVTHFEDLLDQSSEPLSFIVFVPEWRDPVTPALTRMEASRFLRHQLSVPAYEHEYRSGSQHICKRDEMYYRAVHGTAVLFLQNDAGFVKWAPTPERLAELTAAYRPSLPRTSSLSSPGPAHIVPGDRDSAPKASDRTQSAVAPPGGHDNNNNSSSGGSSSSSPRDKIAAV from the exons ATGTCCAATGACAGCCAGGGATTGGTGAAGGGGGAGGCGGCCATGCTGATCTCTCCCTCAGCCTCCGCCTCCTCTCAGGGACCGCCCCTTTCTCCGTCCACCGCCACCAAAACACCTGAGCTCCCAG aTGAGCTGGTCCAGGCCGGCTGGTCCAAGTGCTGGTCCCGGAGGGAGAACCGGCCGTACTACTTCAAcagattcaccaatcagagccTGTGGGAGGTGCCAGTGCTGGGTCAGCATGATGTCATT TCTGATCCGTTGGGTCTGAATGCGGCTCCTGCAGAGGGTGGAGACAGTAACCTTGGTAATGGtcagaggaagagaaggagctCTGAGGAACAGGGGGTGGGGCCTAACAGCTTCAAACGTACGAAG gtgGAGCCCACCACGCCCATCTCTCCCAGCACCCCCGGGGTCAAACCCTGGAGCTCCGCCCCTGAGGACAAACAGGCCCAGTCAGCCACACCCACGACCCCAAGCCCCGCCCCAGCACCATACAGACCAGCAGT GATCTACTGGGACCTGGACATCCAGACCAATGCCGTGATCAGAGAACACGCCCCCGCCGCTCACCTGCCGCCCCACCCAGAGATTGAGCTGCAGAGAGCTCAGCTGGTCACCAAGCTGAGGCAACACTACCACGAGCTGTGCCACCAGAGAGAAG GTATTGATCCGCCCCGGGAGTCCTTCAACCGCTGGCTGCTGGAGAGGAAAGTGATCGATAAAGGTCAGGACCCGTTACTGCCCAGCGACTGTGAGCCAGTCATCTCCCCGTCCATGTTCAGAGAGGTGATGAACGACATCCCCATCAG GTTGTCTCGCATTAAGTACAAAGAGGAGGCCCGGAAGCTTCTGTTTAAATATGCTGAAGCTGCCAAGAAGATGATCGACTCTAG GAACGCCAGTCCGGAGAGCAGGAAGGTGGTGAAGTGGAATGCTGAGGACACTATGAGCTGGTTGCGCAGAGATCACTCCGCCAGCAAGGAGGACTACATG gatCGCCTGGAGCACCTGAGGCAGCAGTGTGGACCCCACGTCGCCGCCGTTGCCAAAGACTCCGTGGAGGGAATCTGCTCCAAGATCTACCAGCTGTCTGCAGAGTACAGCCGCCGCCTGCGACAGACACACCTGAGCCTGCTGCAGGATCCGCCCACAG AGGCGTGTGCGTCGCCGCCCCAGTCCCGTCTGGTCTACTGCTACCcggtccgtctgtccgtcccgTCGCCACCGCTGCCCCGAGTGGAGCTGCACTTTGAGAACGACGTGGCCTGCCTCCGCTTCAGAGGGGAGATGGTCAAAGTCAACAGAGGTCACTTCAGCAAGCTG gAGCTGCTGTACAGGTACAGCTGTATAGACGACCCTCGCTTTGAGAAGTTCCTGTCCAGAGTTTGGTGCCTCCTGAAGAGATACCAG gtGATGTTTGGCAGCGGCGCCAACGAGGGGACGGGCCTGCAGGGGGCGCTGCCGGTGTCCGTGTTCGAGGCGCTGAACCGACAGTTTGGTGTTTCCTTCGAGTGTTTCGCCTCGCCGCTCAACTGCTACTACAAACAGTTCTGCTCTGCCTTCCCCGACATCGACGGCTTCTTCGGATCCAGAGG GCCATTCCTGTCTTTCTGTCCCGTCAGCGGCTCCTTTGAAGCAAATCCTCCGTTCTGTGAGGAGCTGATGGATGCCATGGTGACACACTTTGAG GACCTGTTGGACCAGTCCTCGGAGCCCCTGTCCTTCATCGTCTTCGTGCCAGAGTGGCGTGACCCGGTGACGCCGGCTCTGACCCGTATGGAGGCCAGTCGGTTCCTCCGCCACCAGCTGAGCGTTCCGGCCTACGAACACGAGTACAGATCAGGCAGCCAGCACATCTGCAAGag GGATGAGATGTACTACCGGGCGGTACACGGTACTGCAGTACTCTTCCTCCAGAACGATGCCGGTTTTGTGAAGTGGGCTCCGACTCCGGAGCGTCTGGCCGAGCTGACGGCAGCATACCGCCCCTCCCTGCCCCGcacctcctccctgtcctcacCTGGCCCCGCCCACATTGTACCTGGAGACAGAGACTCTGCCCCCAAGGCCTCTGATAGGACGCAGAGCGCTGTGGCGCCACCTGGTGGCCacgacaacaacaataacagcagcagtggtggcagcagcagtagcagtcCTCGAGACAAGATAGCTGCTGTGTAG
- the LOC111571424 gene encoding regulator of G-protein signaling 9-binding protein-like isoform X2: protein MSQLKEAEPEQEMEGKVQTWAQSLVYTLEELECKICYNRYNTCSRKPKLLGCLHRVCAKCLKKMVDMGESSPSVISCPFCRHETHVPDEEVWLMEDDRHILAVLSGQDRARRGALGGGGEVVLSPSGLTGGPAGGVDVSHRSSDCLVITIMELPEESPSSDSLSMLNVVGLYRPPSLDSLPCNLPAQKCSAWTSRSIPRCLLGALCLVGSDIMSRWRRSVDELAARHRQQGECERAQDALSRVTSCFQQLATSLGSSADGSFLRDEMDETRALAHRICSGLSRRLLRLLSESDSAPSGVEDRQVSERLWVLFLSALDNFLSDLRKASDLIGQFPLTQRCDRRSLVNAGCIDGVVGVAARVASVQVPWLTLEEESSPDLANHIAGLEALLSELQLRVPVAFWSVEATQPAWAEAHGVLDEPDDSLEDLMEVEVVSNGNRMTTCCPPACCGLGCVG, encoded by the exons ATGAGCCAGCTGAAGGAGGCAGAGCCAGAGCAGGAGATGGAGGGCAAG gtgcaGACCTGGGCTCAGTCTCTGGTTTACACTCTGGAGGAACTCGAGTGTAAAATCTGCTACAACCGTTACAACACTTGCAGCCGGAAACCCAAACTGCTGGGCTGCCTGCACCGAGTCTGCGCCAAATGCCTGAAGAAGATGGTGGACATGG GTGAGTCTTCGCCCTCCGTCATCAGCTGTCCCTTCTGTCGCCATGAGACTCACGTCCCTGACGAGGAG gtgTGGCTGATGGAGGATGACCGACACATCCTGGCCGTCCTGTCCGGTCAGGACCGAGCTCGGCGAGGAGCGTTGGGAGGCGGTGGGGAGGTGGTGCTGAGTCCCAGCGGTCTGACCG GAGGACCAGCAGGAGGCGTGGATGTGTCCCACcgctcctcagactgtctggTCATCACCATCATGGAGCTCCCTGAGGAGTCTCCATCCTCCGACTCACTGAGCATGCTCAACGTGGTGGGTTTGTATCGCCCCCCTAGCCTGGACTCGCTGCCCTGCAACCTGCCGGCTCAGAAGTGTAGCGCCTGGACGTCCCGAAGTATCCCCCGCTGCCTGCTGGGGGCACTGTGTCTG GTGGGCAGTGACATCATGAGTCGGTGGCGCCGTTCCGTGGACGAGCTGGCAGCGCGGCACCGCCAGCAGGGCGAGTGTGAGCGTGCTCAGGACGCTCTCAGCCGTGTCACTTCCTGCTTCCAGCAATTGGCGACGTCACTGGGCAGCTCAGCGGACGGCAGCTTCCTGCGGGACGAGATGGACGAGACAAGAGCGCTGGCTCACCGCATCTGCAGCG GCCTGTCCCGCCGCCTGCTGCGCCTCCTGTCAGAGTCTGACTCCGCCCCCTCAGGTGTGGAGGACAGACAGGTGTCAGAGCGTCTGTGGGTTCTCTTCCTGTCGGCATTGGATAACTTCCTGTCTGACCTCCGTAAGGCAAGCGACCTGATTGGTCAGTTCCCTCTGACTCAGCGCTGCGATCGACGCTCATTGGTCAATGCAG GGTGCATCGATGGCGTGGTGGGCGTGGCGGCGCGGGTGGCTTCGGTCCAGGTGCCGTGGCTCACCTTGGAGGAGGAGTCCAGCCCTGATCTGGCCAATCACATCGCAGGGCTGGAGGCTCTGCTGAGTGAGCTGCAGCTGAGG GTTCCGGTGGCGTTCTGGTCAGTGGAGGCGACCCAGCCGGCCTGGGCTGAAGCTCATGGTGTTCTGGATGAACCGGATGACAGCCTGGAGGACCTGATGGAGGTCGAGGTCGTCTCCAACGGCAACAGAATGACCACCTGCTGCCCGCCGGCGTGCTGCGGACTCGGCTGCGTCGGCTAG